In the genome of Panthera uncia isolate 11264 chromosome X, Puncia_PCG_1.0, whole genome shotgun sequence, the window CTCAAAAATTGTTCCCCGATGTGTTACCAAATAGTTTGTTGAAAGGATCACTGATAAAATGAGCTAATTTTACTCTCCTCCTCTTGTAGAAGTGCACAGGCCTTGAGATATCCAGAGCCCCACTTAATGATTCACCACTTCTgtctttttacaaaatgaaagtaaTTCATGAAGTGCACAGTAAAGAACAGGCTTGGAAAAAAATTGGGCTGCTCTTGGGTTCTAAGTACAAtgctgcctccctgcccctgccaatcccaaccctcttttcttcttgtgTCTATTGCATTGCTTACCTTCTCCAGTTGTCCATCATCATCTCCCATGAAGTACAACATGGGCACGTTAAATTGGGAGGCTGCAATCCACTGCAGGACAGCCTGGAGCTGTTTCTGCAAGTTACTGGTTGAGCACTGATTATTAACTATGACTTCAGGCCCAGTTGAGTGTTGATGGGTCTGTGGCATCGCACCATCATGACTGTATCTGGAGCCACCAACCTGGTAATTGGGGTTGTTTGCCAAGGCTGCTTGTTCTTCCAACTCAGCAAGGGCTGCCCTGTTATTACTATACTTAGCCATGATAAGGCACAGCTTCATCACAGATTCTACCAGTTGATCTATAAATTGGCGGTTCACTTGCTTCATGCCAGTGGTAGAGTCAAGTTCTTGATTGTCCTGGTATTTTTCTTCCCGTCTGTCAGGTCTCTTAGACATGGAAACTGCTTTGCTTGTTCTGGGCTCAGAACGCTTGTTCTCACCTTCACATGGGTCATCACAGTTGAAGGGGCTTTCACTAAGCAGTTTCTGGATCAGCGTTAAAACAATGTTTGACATATCGAGCTTCTGGGAGTCCAGCTGTTGATTTTCCTTTAGAGAGGTGGATGGTCCAGGAGCTTCACGAGATTCTAGACGTTTCATTGGAAGTGCCTTGGCGCTTTGGCCACTTGCACACTTTTCATATTGGGCACTCTGAGTCATATAGCCCATGGTGGAACTAGGACACTCGTCTTCTAATGCATCTTTGCCTTTGGCCTGCTGGGTCAGATGGTACTGGATCAACATAAGGGCAGACACAATCAAGTCCTCTGCCAGCGAATCTGTGGAAGGGCTgatcttttctctattttcctccaTATTGGCACATGCTTTGCCAGGCATCTTGCCTTGGTTTCCTTGCTTTTGGTTCCACATGGTCAGGCCCTCCTTGAGGATGTGTTCACCGACTTTCTCGGCACTGGTCAATGACTTGCACTGCTCTGGTTTCATCTTGCCTTTGTCCTTCCCCTTCATCTCAGCTTTCATAGCTGAGAATTCAAGACTTTGGTTTTTGCATTTGGGATCATGGGACCCAGCTTTCAAGGATGCATATGACAGACTCTGTGATTTAGTCTCCTTCTTCTCCCCAAGAAGAGCACTGACCAGACGCTTCAGCATGGCTTCCATGATATCTGCAGCATTTTGTTTTCCGTGGTTGAACAGATTCCTCTTGACCGCTGAGACAAAGTCTGAGTCAGTCATCAGGACCCCAGTGATATTATGCAGGTTCTTCATGCAGGAATCAATCAAATCAGACACAATTTCTTTGGTGTGTTTTAACAACACCCTCTTCAGGACCACACAGGCTGGAACTTGCTTCCCAGAGCTATGTATTTTCAAGGTCTTCATAACAGAGACAATCATGTCAGATGCCACCTGATTTGCATAAACCATGAGCCCTTTGCTGATAGAATCTGCAAATTCTTTGCTGTCTCTTTGACACATCTGTTTGTCACCACCCTTGTTCTTGTTGGACAATTCACTATACAGAAAGGTTTTCTGGCCACCTTCCCTGCACTCCTCCCCAGTGCCCCGCATTTCTTCAGAGGTCAGTTCCACAGCATCATGGGCCATTTCAGAAGCGATCTTCCTCACAGCACTTCGAGGGCTGTTTTTACCCTTTTCCCCGGGGGATGAATAGATAGAATGATGAAGGCACTTGCTTCCACCTTCCAACTTCTCCTTGATTTCCTTACGAGCCATCTGGATTACCAGAGAAGATAGTCGGTTGACATAGAAGGAAAGGTCATCCATAGAACATTCGCCATCAGGGGAAATAACTGCCCTCTGATTGCTAGGAGATTTGGCTGGAGGAGTGGAAGGACTCTGGTTATTGTTGGTGTTTTTGGCTGCTGTAGTTTCTAGACATAGCCGTTGAGGTCCGTTGGCCAAATAATCTATGTTTAGTTGGTCGGCATAGACGCTGTAGCAGTTCTCAGAGGGtaatttgtgatttttgtcttctgtgtctCCTACTTTGTGTTTACAGCTAGAGGCTGAGGGGCTCAGTGCATGCTGGAAGCCCAAGGCATACTTCTGGAGGTCATTCAGAAGCCAATTGAGGACACATATGGGATCAGAGGGAGCTTGTTTGAAAAGACACACAGATCCCTCCgtctaaaaaaagaagaacaccTATCCATAAGAGTTTGGGTAGGGTACTTCTTTCGCTCATTTTATTTAGAAGATATATCTTCTAAACCACACAGATTAGGGATTTGGCCTTTAGAATTTGCATGGGAACTTAACATACAATTATAACCATTAATACATGTTCAAACACAAGTGGCAGCCACAAAAGATCAGAGTATATACATTGGTACACTTAACTACACCTGATTGTTAGCAATATATTTGCCAATTTcatctgtgtatgtgtgcttaTCTCAATATGTGTCAAAAATGTATCCATGTATCCATTGTGTGCATATGCATATTAATATAGCAATTCATAAGTGTGAACATTTCAATAGATGTGAGAATGTGTCAGACTGTATTGTGTGTGAAGatgtgcgtgtgtatatgtgtgtgtatatgtgtatgtcaGTGCACATGTTTGAGTAGGTATAAGGATGTGTAATATGTTGACATCGATACCCACTGCCACATGTGCATGTTACTGTGTATATGTTGTACATGTGTGGGAATGTAAACATGAGAGTGTGTATGTCAGTGTATCTGAGAATATGTAAATAAGCAAGTGCCAATTTGAatgatatgcatatatttatgatataaatcCAGTAGCATGTATCATGCAGCCATAAATGCATTTGTGTATATTACTGCATACATTCACATAGTAACATACACACTCATTAATATATTCATGTATAATTAATGCATACTATATTAATATGTGTATGTTAAAATATGACTGTGTGGAAATAGGTGATTGAATAATGACTATGTAGTCTGTCAATAAATTGGGTATCACTTATGCTCTATTTATATGCTAAGTCAGTGCGTGAGAGTGTGTATTAGTACACACACCCTCGCATTTGCGTTTGTGTGTGAATACATGAGTGGGGATGTTATTGCATTTGTATGGATGTGTGTATCAATGCATTCAAAGAGAGTTAGTGACTATGTATCATTTTGTTTAAGTTTGTATGGGTGTGTATCAACATGAAGTATATTTATAGGTGTGTATGCTTATACCTGAGTCTGTATGGTCACCAATGTTTTGATCAAGGGTTATGGGTGTTAATGTGTGTGAGTATATGTTTATGCATAGTGtgcatggatatatatatatatgtggatgtTTATGTGTGTCACATGTGGGCGTGCCAAGGTATCTGACTCTGTATGACTGTATATCACTGTTTATGAATAGGTCAAATACATAAATTTGTTAGATTAGTGCTTATGTGTGTTTGTCAATGTCACAGGTAGCCAGGCATGAGTATGTCATTGCTTGTATAAATTCCTTTTTGTTAATGTATATAGATGTATGTATCAATGTATATGTCACTTTGTGTAGATTTATATGCTTGTGACTGTGTATGCCCATGTCtgggtatgtgtatatgtattatatactttttctACTCAGTGCTAAGTGCCATGGCCCTCTTTGCCCCTTTGATTGCTTCATCTCCTGTCTTTTCATGGAATTCCTGGAAACGTGAGGTCATGATAAGTTCAATTTTTGCAAATGGGCTTGATACAATCAAGGGTATCTGCCTTGTGTGTAGGAAATATGGgctgctcttttaaaaataaacaccagGTATAATTTATCCCTTTCTTGAGGCTCCAAAATTGAGTTGGCCACCCCCAACTGAACTCAAAACTATTTAGAGAATATTTTGCAACTGGCTTTTCCTTCCTTAGGGGTTACACTCATCATTCAAAAGGTGCCTGGGGGGCCAGAAATGATGTTTCTCATTATAACATGAGCCTAGGAACATAGAACAAGAAATATTTGACTGTTTTGCACTAAAGCCAAATATCCTGTGCCAATACCAGCCGCTCTGAGCTTGTAGGACTGTGGGGATGACTTGTCATGTACTCTAATGCCTACCCCAAACCAGAGGCCCAACAGATATAATccttacacaaaaacaaaaggattCTATATGTGACAGGGGCATACAATTCTAATTGTTTCTAACTTTATGCTATCCAATAGCCTAGGTAATCTCTTGGACAACAGGGTAGGAACAAGGCAACTACAGTTCTTGGTTGTTGtggattctctctgctccataTCCTCATTCTTCCTTCTTGGTCTCTGGGCAATGTGGGGCACACAAGTCTATTACAAGCCAGCAAAGAATAATGCAAAGGATCTTGCTTATAAGCCCACATCCTAATTAGGATAAGAATAGCAAAGTTATGTTTGGAGTACGTACCTGAAATCAGGAAAGGGCATTATGAGCCTTTGTGATTAGTGCCATTGTTAGATACCTGAGCATTGAACTTACCGTTACTCTGAACTTAGGACTGTGTTCTCTAGAATGTCATAGTATTCAAATTTATGGGCATGTTTGACAATAATTATCTTACTATCTGTGAACCAGAGTCCTCAGACTCAGCATTCAGGTCTAAGAATTAGACCTAAGAATTAGAAAGGGTGAGCTCAGAGACTAAGTATACCTTAGACTGGTCTTGCTTCTCAGTATCCTTGATGACAataatctctttttcttctagattCCCCAGGTTTAAGTCACCTTCTGAACTGGAACCAGCAGTATCCTATGGAATTAAGGGATAAGATTTTTATGAACAGTTGGTTTTTGAGACTTCTCTAGGCTGCCCTCCTAGGCTACCACTTCAAAGTATGAATGTTATGTCTCCTattatgcttttctttctgaagGAGAGGTAGGACTGTAGTGCTCTCTAGTCTTTGAAGAATGATAAAGTTCCCTCCACAAATTACTACTCCCCTTTCCCAAGCCCCACAGAAGGTATTCACAAAGCTGTCAGTCTCAGGAATCATATTCTGTTAATCATCAAACTTttggacaggttttttttttaatttcgctTCTGACATGCTATTTTCTATGTGTTAATTCTTTCAGCCCTACCAACAACTTAAGTGGCTTCTAAAATGAGATTTGGTATCTAGAGTGACAGTAAATTCTGAACCAGGGATCCTGAGCTCACAAGAACAATGACCTTCCATTTGAATCTCCTCCACCTTTCCACGCTCTGCTATAGCCTTTCGCTTTTCTCATGCTGTGGCTGATAAAACCCACTCAGCAGTTTCCCACCCATTCcaagggaggggagcagagaataCCCACCTTAGGATCTTTACCTTCCACATTCAAGGTAGACACATCGACAAAGCATATCTGTATCAAATTAGGAGGGTGAATTTAGAAAAACTCTAAAGACTGTAATTTCTTTCTGAGAGATGACAATAGCACTTACCTTATAGGATTCTTGTGAGGACTAATTAAGATACTGAATGTAAAGCTTTTAGCAGAGTGCCGGTACACAGTAAGTACTCCATAGATGTTAATATGATTATTACTAGGCAGACAGAATCTAAGCATTCCTGTAGTTCATAAATGAGAATACCTACCTGTCAGACAGAAGCCCAAAATATAATATCCACATTTATTAAGAAAACTGAGAAGAGAGGTGGCTTGCCCAACCGACACAAACTCAAAGGTGGAACTTTCATTAGAAGTTGATTCTAATTGATTCCCAGTTTACAGCACTTTCTGCTATAGTGTTCCCCAAATGTGGTATTTTTACTACTGATGATATAGAATATTTTAGGTGGTACGTAAATAGATGTTTGTATGTAATAGGTGTACTTGCTgttgtttatttggaaaatacataCTAAAACATCGAACCTGTGGTATTACAGACAATAATGCTTAGGGTgatggtaatttttaaatgtatttgaattttaaattaatttttaaaaacatagcagaaatatgtattaagtaaataatagtaTGAGTGGTGCTGGAACAAGATAAAAAAATGTGAAGTACTATGCAAATCACTTGAAGTTTGGGAAACAGAGCATGAAGTATTTTGCCCTCCTGAGGGAGTCCCACTTTAGTGTAACTGACTGGTAGCTAGATGACATTGTGACTTCAGAAGTGTTAGGTAATAAGGGCTGGTAACTAGGCAACCAccacttctccctccccctcagaCTCCCCCCTAACCTTCCAGCCCCAGGTCCTTTACATCACTCCTGGTCCTGACTCTCCCTTTGTCCTTGTGTCGTTGAGCTTGGTTGCTTGGAGACATCACAGTATCACTGTCCATTAGTCTATCCTGGGCTCCAATATATCTATATTCCTACACTGATCCTTTCCACTCCTTGGTAGGGGTAATTTTATACTTACGACTTTCCGGTCCTGATCTTGCTGTCCTTTTGGGCTGTAGAGATCAACCTTGCACACGCCCCTGCGGCTATGTAACCAGTCAATATCATCAGACATCtgtaaagagaagggaaagaaatctgaatatataactatataactatatagctatataactatataactatatatatatatatgtatatatatatactcagccAGTTTCTAAAAgccatatataactatataactatctaagctatataactatataactatatatatgcTTTTAGAAACTGGCTGAGTTTGGGTAAGAATCTCTGAAGGGCTTCCTGAAACCCATCTGTATGTTTCAATTAGGTTTAGACTAGGAACTGGAAGGGTGAGCAATGGGGGAAGGAACTATGAAATGTTTGAACTTGATAATCAGGATCATTTAGCACAGTCCATAGTCTCCTTTAATTTAGACTTCCTACATCAAGTATTTGGAATCATGGGAGTATCATATTAATTTGTGAGAAACAAGTCAGGAAAAATGGCAGTCTGAGAAGCAAATTTAAAGGAGGTCTAGGGACTTTAGGAATTAAATTTAATGATTTACTTCTACCCAACTCTACTAGATCTCATGTGTCTCCACTTCTGTTTACCCACTCTAGGTTACCTCAAAGAATAAAGCTCATCTCATCCTCTTTAACTGAATTTTAGCTAACTCCAGTTCAACCAGAGTCTTTCTCATtacatcaaagaaaatgaaattaggtAAATAGCTGTAATACTTATTACATAGGGCCATTGGAAAAGATTAGGGTCAACACCAGTAGAGTAAATAAATAGCCCTTTTAATCAAAACAACATAGAAGATTCCAACATAAAACAAGTTTATGAATGCTGAGAAAACTTCCTAATAGCTGTAAGTATAACCAAAAGACAGATGTCTGAGGGAAGACCAGACCCTGATCCCATAGGccaagtttaattttatttttgaaagaaaaaagaatctctgcCAACTTCTTccaaccccccacctcccaccacctcccaccctgGCCTGGaactaaaagtaaaaaggaaatggCAGAGGCCACTGATTGATTTTTGCTATGTAAGACCTCAGATCTATGTTCAGGAAGACACAGTTAAGAGCTCAGTAGAATTGTTTTGGTTTCTGGAGCttgaatttgatttctttttaaaatttaacaagaGAAGCCTTTTTGCCAAGTTATTAGAGGGCAGTTGAATTCCTTTTCCCCAACTCCCTTAAAAACTTAGAACCTTTTAACctctacctccctcccctccctctctttactcttcttccccccctcccttcttcctttcctctccctccttccctacttatcttcctctctttctccatccttccctccctcacccctgccctcctctctcctccttccttcccctcccttacctccccttctctctccttccctccccttctctctccttccctcccctcctttgtccttccctcccctcccttcctctctccttccctcctctcctctctccttccctccctccctcccctgccatcccctctcttccctccctcccctctctcccctgccctcctctctccttcttccctccctcccttgccctcctctttcctccttccttccctctctctctctctcaacattttTATAACAGCTATCCTCTGATGGTTATCTTTTCACACGATACTGCATTTCTACCCTTTGCCATTCCCAACTGCCCGCCCCCAGATCTTTTCGGGCTCTCACTTCAAGAATGTCTACACACCCCTGAAAAAGTTTTAGGAAAGGGCTTCCCACACCCACTCATAAGAGGgagtttcttttctaaaaaaactaGAGATGACTAGcataggaaaaaagaaggaaagtcatAGAGGTCCCTCATATGATTTGGATATAGCCTTAGTCCAAATCcaaaagaattgtaaaaaaataaaatttgtgaacTCATTACCTTGATAATGAAGTTATTTTAGGCTTTTCGCTGAAACTGTGCCACCCAGAAGGGAGATGTGCCCCTTTAGATGGAAGTGGGCAGTGCCAAGTTCTTGGGCACTTGCGGCTGGCTGCCACCCCAGTCAGCTGTTGGATGAGACTGATGGGCCAGGCTTTTCCCTGCTGCCTTTGACCCGGGGGTGTGACAACATAATTGGTTGGGTCACAATGCCTGAGACTAGCAACCTCAGCAAAGGTGTGGCAATCTGGCAAACTCAGTAGCCCTTCACATCAAAAGCACATGAGGCTGTCTGCTGTACAACAAcccttttctgttctctctagGAAGGTACacatatttatttcacattttgtcCAGCTCACAATCCCTTGAGActtccattctctttcctcttcttgttTCCAGAACAATCTAATCATATTAGTTACCTGTTTGGTGGGGGTCTGTATTTTTCACATAGAGAATTACCACCAGCCTTAATGAataaaaaactattaattttcACATCTTAGCTTATTTCTCTTTGGGTTTCCCACTAGAGATTCAGAGTTATGTGGCAAGAGATCTTTGGATTTatgtagaaacaaaaaaatgttgaagTCCTTTCTGGATATCctgaataaaagtataaaaatagaaagttggAGGCTGCCTTAATAGCTTCTGTGATTTCACCTCACCACGAAGACACCCCCTTAGCTAGTCAAAAAGAAgtcagagggaaaaatgggtgatgggcattgaggatggcacttgttgggatgagtgctaggtgttgtatgtaagcgatgaaccacaagaatctaccccaaaagccaagagcacactgtatacactgtatgttagccaatttgacaataaattatattaaaacaaggaGAAGTTAGAAAATGCCCCTACCTTGGTAGTACTAGAGTAGGCTGTTTCACAGGACCTtgggatgatttttttcttgttaatttggATGCTGTGATGACCCTTCTAGTCTGACACAGGATGTTGCTTCTTTCCTCAACCCTCCATACTCTCCTAAAGCCTTCCCCACCAGCTGGCCCCAGAACTCCTACTTAATGACATCACTGTTTCTATGGAGAACAGTGACAGCACAAAAATGGGAGCTTTATTCTTAGGAGTATGCATGCCTAGCAAACTCTAACCTTCATCATGAGacataattttctaagaaaaaaaggcTAGTCTACTTAGGACAGGGTCAGCCTTGCACAGACTTTTTAAGTTATGAAAGGACCTGAGCCCCACTTACTCTTTTTCATTATATGGCTCGTGCTGGATTTCTGGCTACCATATTCTTTAAAGGATTATCCATTAGACTTTGAGGTGCCTTTAGGTTAGCCTCAGTTTCACAACATTAGTCCATAACCAAATGGCTCACACTGTGCCCAAGTctcatcttttttcctctccttcctccatatGTTTCCACTTTAACCTCATACATGTGAATAAATGCATCTGAACTAATTATAAGTCGAGATGATCCCCTAAATAATAGAGTTTTGTATTCTTGATTCTACTTCAATTTCTTCTTGTTACCCCTGAGACTGCATGTCTTGCCTAACCCTGATGTACAATTTCAATCTTGTTAGTTTATGacatcaaaaagaaacagaactggaCATTTGTTAAGAGTGGCaagacagattttattcagaCTACTGCAGTAAGGAATAGAATCTTCCAGTG includes:
- the AKAP4 gene encoding A-kinase anchor protein 4 isoform X1 translates to MSDDIDWLHSRRGVCKVDLYSPKGQQDQDRKVICFVDVSTLNVEGKDPKDTAGSSSEGDLNLGNLEEKEIIVIKDTEKQDQSKTEGSVCLFKQAPSDPICVLNWLLNDLQKYALGFQHALSPSASSCKHKVGDTEDKNHKLPSENCYSVYADQLNIDYLANGPQRLCLETTAAKNTNNNQSPSTPPAKSPSNQRAVISPDGECSMDDLSFYVNRLSSLVIQMARKEIKEKLEGGSKCLHHSIYSSPGEKGKNSPRSAVRKIASEMAHDAVELTSEEMRGTGEECREGGQKTFLYSELSNKNKGGDKQMCQRDSKEFADSISKGLMVYANQVASDMIVSVMKTLKIHSSGKQVPACVVLKRVLLKHTKEIVSDLIDSCMKNLHNITGVLMTDSDFVSAVKRNLFNHGKQNAADIMEAMLKRLVSALLGEKKETKSQSLSYASLKAGSHDPKCKNQSLEFSAMKAEMKGKDKGKMKPEQCKSLTSAEKVGEHILKEGLTMWNQKQGNQGKMPGKACANMEENREKISPSTDSLAEDLIVSALMLIQYHLTQQAKGKDALEDECPSSTMGYMTQSAQYEKCASGQSAKALPMKRLESREAPGPSTSLKENQQLDSQKLDMSNIVLTLIQKLLSESPFNCDDPCEGENKRSEPRTSKAVSMSKRPDRREEKYQDNQELDSTTGMKQVNRQFIDQLVESVMKLCLIMAKYSNNRAALAELEEQAALANNPNYQVGGSRYSHDGAMPQTHQHSTGPEVIVNNQCSTSNLQKQLQAVLQWIAASQFNVPMLYFMGDDDGQLEKLPEVSAKAAEKGYSVGDLLHEVMKFAKERQLDEAVGNMAKKQLLDWLLTNL
- the AKAP4 gene encoding A-kinase anchor protein 4 isoform X2: MSDDIDWLHSRRGVCKVDLYSPKGQQDQDRKVDTAGSSSEGDLNLGNLEEKEIIVIKDTEKQDQSKTEGSVCLFKQAPSDPICVLNWLLNDLQKYALGFQHALSPSASSCKHKVGDTEDKNHKLPSENCYSVYADQLNIDYLANGPQRLCLETTAAKNTNNNQSPSTPPAKSPSNQRAVISPDGECSMDDLSFYVNRLSSLVIQMARKEIKEKLEGGSKCLHHSIYSSPGEKGKNSPRSAVRKIASEMAHDAVELTSEEMRGTGEECREGGQKTFLYSELSNKNKGGDKQMCQRDSKEFADSISKGLMVYANQVASDMIVSVMKTLKIHSSGKQVPACVVLKRVLLKHTKEIVSDLIDSCMKNLHNITGVLMTDSDFVSAVKRNLFNHGKQNAADIMEAMLKRLVSALLGEKKETKSQSLSYASLKAGSHDPKCKNQSLEFSAMKAEMKGKDKGKMKPEQCKSLTSAEKVGEHILKEGLTMWNQKQGNQGKMPGKACANMEENREKISPSTDSLAEDLIVSALMLIQYHLTQQAKGKDALEDECPSSTMGYMTQSAQYEKCASGQSAKALPMKRLESREAPGPSTSLKENQQLDSQKLDMSNIVLTLIQKLLSESPFNCDDPCEGENKRSEPRTSKAVSMSKRPDRREEKYQDNQELDSTTGMKQVNRQFIDQLVESVMKLCLIMAKYSNNRAALAELEEQAALANNPNYQVGGSRYSHDGAMPQTHQHSTGPEVIVNNQCSTSNLQKQLQAVLQWIAASQFNVPMLYFMGDDDGQLEKLPEVSAKAAEKGYSVGDLLHEVMKFAKERQLDEAVGNMAKKQLLDWLLTNL